TGCGGCGGAGGCTTACGTCGATTGGATTTGAGCTACCGTGACGTGGGTCACATCATCGCGGGTGGACGACTGGAGAAGCCGCTGCGTTCGTCAATCCGCCCTGCAATCCCTCCAAACAAAACGCGGCGCCGAAGCGCCGCGTCTCAACTTGCCGATCGTGCCTGTCCGTCAGCTCGCGGCGGCCGCCGGCTCGTCGCGCTGGCGCTTCATCACGATCTTGTTCAGCGCGCCGAGATAGGCCTTGGCGGACGCGACCAGCGTGTCCGGATCGGCCGCGCGCGCGGTCATCGAGCGGCCTTCATGCGCCAGGCGCACCGAGACCTCGGCCTGCGCGTCGGTGCCTTCGGTCACCGCGTGGACCTGATACAGCTCCAGCTTGGCCTCGTGCGGCACCAGGCGCTTGATGCAGTTGAAGACGGCATCGACCGGGCCGTTGCCCTCGGCCTCTTCGATCTTGATCTGGCCGTCGACGTCGAGCTTCATGGTCGCGCGCTGCGGGCCATGGGTGCCGGCGATCACGGTCAGCGAGGTCAGCTTGATGCGGTCGTGGGCGGCCGCCATCTCCTGGTCGACCAGCGCCTCGATGTCCTCGTCGTAGATGTCCTTCTTGCGGTCGGCCAGCGCCTTCATCCGCGTAAAGGCATCCTCCAGCTGGTTGGCGCCAAGCTTGTAGCCCATCTCCTCCAGCTTGTGGATGAAGGCATGGCGGCCGGAATGCTTGCCCAGCACCAGCGAGGACTGCTTCAGGCCGACCATCTCGGGCCGCATGATCTCGTAGGTCGAGGCGTCCTTCAGCACGCCGTCCTGATGGATGCCGCTCTCATGGGCGAAGGCGTTACGGCCGACGATCGCCTTGTTGTACTGCACCGGGAACGAGGTCGCGGCCGATACCACCTTGGAGGCGCGGGTCAGCTGCGTGGTGTCGATCTTGTTCCAGTACGGAAACTTGTCGTTGCGCACGTTGATCGCCATCACGATCTCTTCCAGCGCGGCGTTGCCGGCGCGCTCGCCGATGCCGTTGACGGTGCACTCGACCTGCCGCGCGCCGCCGACGATGCCGGCCAGCGAGTTGGCGACCGCCATGCCGAGGTCGTTGTGGCAATGCACCGAGAAGATCGCCTTGTCGGAGTTCGGCACCCGCTCGATCAGCGTCCGCATGAAGTGGGTGTATTCCTCCGGCACCGTGTAGCCGACGGTGTCGGGGATGTTCACCGTGGTGGCGCCGGCCTTGATCACGGCTTCGACGATCCGGCACAGATAGTCCATCTCGCTGCGGGTGCCGTCCTCGGCCGACCATTCGACGTCGTCGATCTGGTTGCGGGCGCGGGCGACCATCGCGACCGAGGTCTCGATGACCTGCTCGGGGGTCTTGTTCAACTTCACGCGCATATGCAGCGGCGAGGTCGCGATCACGGTGTGGACGCGGCCGCGGCGGGCGAACTTGACGGCTTCGGCGCAGCGGTCGATGTCGGCCGGATGGGCGCGGGACAGGCCCGCGATCACCGAGTTCTTGGAGCGGCGGGCGATCTCGCTGACCGCCTGGAAGTCGCCTTCCGAGGTGATCGGGAAGCCGGCCTCGATGACGTCGACGCCCATGTCGTCCAGCAGTTCGGCGACCTCGAGCTTCTCCTCGAAGGTCATGGTGGCGCCGGGGCACTGCTCGCCGTCGCGCAAGGTGGTGTCGAAAATGATGACGCGGTCCTTTTCGGACTTATCAGCGGTGGCCATGTCAGAAATTCCTTTGAGCTTTTGCGCCCGTCATTGCTGCTTGAGCGATTGGTTGGGCGATTATCAGGGTCCGGTGATCTCGTACAAACCCCTGAGTGCCCAGGCACAGATGCCCAGCCGGCCCTCAGGGGCAGGTAAGAAGCAGGCCGCCAATAAGCAGGGTGGGCCGCGCGGCCGGGATCGTGGCGGTAGCCTGGGCCACCTCCCCCGAAATCCCATCGATTTGGCCGCGAATCAGCATTGCCAGACCCTGTTGAGCGCCAAAACCCTCGGTCAAAACCATTGACGGTTGGTTGCCGGGACGCGCTTTGCGCCGTCGTTCTAGACGATTATGGCAAGCCGCCGCAATGGGTAAAGATGGTCAGGGGGATTGACCTAACGTGGCGAGACAGCTTGGCGCATCAGGGACGCGAAAGCGGGGGGCTCTCCTCCCCTCGGGCGACCGCCGCAGCCACGCTTGGCCAAATCTCGCAAAACAACCCCATGCAAAGGGGAGCGGGCGGCCGCCGGCGTTGGACAAGGCACTTGACGCGTCGGGCAACTCACGGCTACATTTCTAATATTCCGAAATCATTCAAGCGCCTCGCATCGGACCCCAGCAAGGCGAGCCGAGCCCAACCGGTGGGCTCACCTCACATCGGCCAGCGATATAGCGCGGGTTGCGCCGCAGCCGCGCCGCATTGCAGACCTCGAAGCATGGTCGGACACTGGCGCGTCGCGCGATCCGGCAAAGGGGCCGGCGGTGATGAGGTCCGATTCCGGCCAGCACGTCCCGCCGCGCCGACCTGGATCGAACCGATCAATCAGCCCCGGAGATATCGCGCTCGATCACACCGATCACATGATCGGCGCGGAGGCGATCGCCCGCTTCATCTCGACCGAGATGCACCGCCCGTTCTCCGAGATCGACATCGCGTTCCGCGCGGTTCATGCCGACGGCGACAGCGTCATCGTCGAGGAACGCATGCGCGCCACGCTGCCCGGCGGCCGGACTTACGACAACGACTACTGCTTCGTGGTCGAGGTCGAGGTCGGCCGCATCAAGCAGGTGCGCGAATACATGGACACGCGCAAGGGCTGGCAGATGGTGTTCGGAGAAGCTGCGGCGTGAAGCGTGCTGGGCGCGCTCCGGCGCAGTTGCATGCACACGTAAGGGACGCACCAGCGGGCGGGTTCCCTCCCCCCTTGCGGGGTAGGGGAATCGCATATGGCGATGGAGGGGTGTTGCCAAGCGGTTGGAACTGGATTCTTTGGGTGTCTCTCGCTTCCCGAGGGAGACCAGAATGCGCCAACTCAAGCGCCTGCTTCGACCACTCAAGGACCCCCGCGCCAGCAACGTGCGGCACGATCTGGTGGAGATCATCGTCATCGCCTTGGCGGCGACACTGGCCGGCGCCAAGACCTGCACCGAGTTCGAGTTCTTCGGCAAAGGCCGAGAGGAGCTGTTGCAGCGGTTCCTGGAGCTCAGATCCGGCATCCCCAGCCACGATACGTTCAGCAACGTCTTCCGTGCTCTGGACCCGAAGGGGTTGGAAGCGATTTTGCGCAAGCTCAGCAAGGGCTTCGGCATCAAGGGCGTGGTCAGCATCGACGGCAAGGCGTTGCGCGGCGCCTTCATGCGTGGGCGGCAATCCACACCGCTGCATATGGTCAATGTCTGGGCGGCAGGCACACGCATGGCGCTGGCTCAAAGGAAGGCCCCCAATCGCAACGAGGTTGCCGGCGTTCTCGAAGTCCTCGCCTCGCTCGATCTGGACGGCGCTCTTGTCACTGCCGACGCCTTGCATTGCCGGCCCGATGTCGCGCAAGCCATCCGCGACCGGAAGGGCCACTACGTTCTGGCCATCAAGAGCAATCGCGGCCGGCTCTTCAAGGCCGCCAAGGCGTTGCTCGACACCGCCCGACGGCCTGCGCGAGCAAGCCAGCGAAGAACCGCCGCCCACGATCGCATCGAGCGCCGGCAAGCCATCATCGTGCCGGCACCGCAATTGGCGAAGCAACATGGCTTCCCCGCTATCGTCGCGGTCGGCCGCATCGACAGCTGGCGCGCAACTGCCGGCAAGCCTGCCAAGCGGACGGCCCGATACTTTCTGGCTTCGCGGCGGCTGCCAGCCAAGAAGCTGCTCGACGTCGTCCGCGCCCACTGGAGCATCGAGAACAACCTGCACTGGGTTCTCGACGTTCTGTTCGACGAGGACGCTTGCCGCAGCCGCAAGGACCACGCCCCGGAGAACCTTGCCGTCATCCGCAAGCTCGCCATCAACGCCCTGCAAGCCACGCCAGGTCCAGCGCGAACCAGCCACAAAATGCTCCAGGCAAGATGGAGCAACGACTTCCTTCTCACCGTCCTGGCCCATATGCGATAGCCCTACCTTGCGGGGGAGGGTTAGGGAGAGGGGTGGCCACACGGAGACTCTCTCGACTTTTTGCAACGACGCACGATCAAGATTGCAGACGCAACGCTTCGCCTCGATGACCTTCGCCCGGGGCTCACCCCTCTCCCCACCCTCCCCCGCAAGGGGGGAGGGAGCCGCCGAGGGTGCTCACCTCACGTTCGCAGGCAGACTGAACACGCTGAGCGGCGTAGTCACACGTGCGCCGGGACGCGCACCGCGAAAACCCTTCCTACACCATGACATCAGGCATGATCTCGACCGGCGACAACCATCGCGCGTGCGCGGCCGCCGAAGTCAATCTTTGCTCAACGGGTTGCCTTTAGGGTGCCGGCGGCGGCCGGATGTTAGGGCGCGACCTGTTTGGTTAAGGAGATATAGCGATCATGCCCGCGACGAACGTGGCCGAAGGGCCCAATCAGCGACAAGCCGGCTTCAATCTCTTCCTCGTCGGCTTCCTGATCCTGTTCCTCGAGCTGGCCTGCATCCGCTGGTTCTCGGCCAAGGTCGTCTTCCTGCAATTCTTCACCAATATCGTGCTGCTGGCGGCCTTCCTTGGCATGTCCTGCGGCTGCCTTGCCGCGCGGCGGACCACCAACTGGCTTGCGCTGTTTCCGGGGCTCGCGCTCGTGACCTTCGCCGCCGTGGCCACGATCATGGTGCTGTATTTCCAGTGGGGCGAGTTCGCAGTCGACGTCGGCCATCAGGCCTCGCCGCAGGAGGTGTTCTTCGGCACCGAATATCGCAACCCGGATCTCGCCAAATTCGTGGTGCCGATCGAGGCGATCGCCGGGCTGTTCTTCGTGCTGATCGCGCTGATGTTCGTCGGCCTCGGCCAGACGCTCGGCCGCGCCTTCGATGCCTACCCGAACCGCGTCGCCGGCTATTCGCTCAATATCGGCGGCAGCCTGGCGGGCATCGTGGGGTTCTCGCTGCTGTCGTTCGCACAGGCGCCGCCGGTGGTCTGGTTCGGCATCAGCTGCGCCGGCATCGCCTATCTGCTCTATCAGGACAAGGCGCTGTCGCTGCTGCGCCTCGTGACGATCATCTTCGTGGTCGGATTTACCGGATTCTACACCGATCGTTCCGGCAACCATGACATCCGCTGGTCGCCTTACTACGCCGTCGACCTCAACAAGAAGAGCGGCGAAATCACCGTCAACAGCATCGGCCATCAGGAAATGATGCCGTTCAGCGAACGCGGCTCGTCCTATTCGCTGATCCATTTGCTGCAGCAGCACAGCGGCGGCGCGCCGTTCAAGGACGTCATGATCATCGGCGCCGGCTCCGGCAACGACCTGGCGCACGCCTTGCGCTTCGGCGTGGAGCGCGTCGATGCGGTCGAGATCGATCCCGCGATCCAGGACATCGGCATCCACAACCATCCCGACAAGCCCTATCAGGACCCGCGGGTGGTGCCGCATCTCGACGACGGCCGGCATTTCCTGCGCACCACCGAACGCAAATACGATCTCGTGGTGTATGCGCTGGTCGACTCGCTGATCCTGCACAGCGGTTATGCCAACATCCGTCTCGAAAGCTACCTGTTCACCGAACAGGCGTTCCAGGACGTCCGCCGTGTGCTGAAGCAGGACGGCATCTTCGTGATGTACAACTACTACCGCCAGGGCTGGATCGTGCAGCGCGTCGCCGAGATGGCCAAGCAGGTGTTCGGCTGCGATCCGCTGGTGCTGCCGCTGCCCTACAAGGAAACCCTGACGTCATCGGAAGCGGTCGGCTTCACCACCATCATCGCGGGCTGCAATCCCCGCATCTCCACCGCGTTCCGCGACCGCGGCAAGTTCTGGCTGAACAGCATTCCGCCGGAGAACCTCGCGGTCGACGGTTTCGACAAGCCGCAGGAGAAAGCCAAAGACAAGGCAACCACGCAGCGCGGCGACTGGGTGCCGCTGGCGCCGGCGAAATTGGTGGTCGACAATGAAGGCGCCAGGCAATCGACCAGCGACGACTGGCCGTTCCTCTATGTCAGCGGGCGGCTGATCCCCGACCTCACCGTTCGCTCGATGATCCTGCTCGGCGTGCTCGGGCTCGGCCTCGTCTATCTGTTCAAGCCGAAGGGCGCCTGGCGGCCGAACAACCGGATGTTCTTCCTCGGCGCGGCCTTCATGCTGCTCGAGACCAAGGCGGTGGTGCAGATGGCACTGCTGTTCGGCAGCACCTGGCTGGTCAACTCGGCGGTGTTCTTCACCGCGCTGCTGCTGATCCTCGCCGCCAATCTGTATGTGATCAAGGTGCCGTCCACCCGGCTGGTGCGGCACTATGCCGGGCTGCTGCTGCTGCTCGCGGTCTCGGTGCTGGTGCCGCTCGACACCTTCCTGAGCGGCGGCATTGTCTGGCGCTACGTGATCCCGTGCGCGCTGGCGCTCGGCCCGATGTTCTTCGCCGGCGTGATCTTCGCCCGCACCTTCCGCGACGAGGCCAATCCCGACCAGGCGTTCGGATCCAACATCGCGGGCTCCGTGATCGGCGGCCTCGCCGAGTCGTGCTCGACCCTGCTCGGCTTCCGCTATCTCCTGATCGTGGCGATCGGCTTTTACCTCTTGTCCGCCTGGATGCCCTCGCGCAAGGGCTAGCGTGGGGCGAGTAAGGGACGCAACAGCAGAAGGGTTCCCTCCCCCCTTGCGGGGTAGGGTTAGGGAGAGGGGTACCACACGGGGACTCTCTCGATTTGTCTTTCGACGACGCGATCAAGATTGCAAAGGCAACACTTCGCCTCGATGATCTCGCCCGGGGCCACCCCTCTCCCCACCCTCCCCCGCAAGGTAGGGCTATCGCATATGGGCCAGGACGGTGAGAAGGAAGTCGTTGCTCCATCTTGCCTGGAGCATTTTGTGGCTGGTTCGCGCTGGACCTGGCGTGGCTTGCAGGGCGTTGATGGCGAGCTTGCGGATGACGGCAAGGTTCTCCGGGGCGTGGTCCTTGCGGCTGCGGCAAGCGTCCTCGTCGAACAGAACGTCGAGAACCCAGTGCAGGTTGTTCTCGATGCTCCAGTGGGCGCGGACGACGTCGAGCAGCTTCTTGGCTGGCAGCCGCCGCGAAGCCAGAAAGTATCGGGCCGTCCGCTTGGCAGGCTTGCCGGCAGTTGCGCGCCAGCTGTCGATGCGGCCGACCGCGACGATAGCGGGGAAGCCATGTTGCTTCGCCAATTGCGGTGCCGGCACGATGATGGCTTGCCGGCGCTCGATGCGATCGTGGGCGGCGGTTCTTCGCTGGCTTGCTCGCGCAGGCCGTCGGGCGGTGTCGAGCAACGCCTTGGCGGCCTTGAAGAGCCGGCCGCGATTGCTCTTGATGGCCAGAACGTAGTGGCCCTTCCGGTCGCGGATGGCTTGCGCGACATCGGGCCGGCAATGCAAGGCGTCGGCAGTGACAAGAGCGCCGTCCAGATCGAGCGAGGCGAGGACTTCGAGAACGCCGGCAACCTCGTTGCGATTGGGGGCCTTCCTTTGAGCCAGCGCCATGCGTGTGCCTGCCGCCCAGACATTGACCATATGCAGCGGTGTGGATTGCCGCCCACGCATGAAGGCGCCGCGCAACGCCTTGCCGTCGATGCTGACCACGCCCTTGATGCCGAAGCCCTTGCTGAGCTTGCGCAAAATCGCTTCCAACCCCTTCGGGTCCAGAGCACGGAAGACGTTGCTGAACGTATCGTGGCTGGGGATGCCGGATCTGAGCTCCAGGAACCGCTGCAACAGCTCCTCTCGGCCTTTGCCGAAGAACTCGAACTCGGTGCAGGTCTTGGCGCCGGCCAGTGTCGCCGCCAAGGCGATGACGATGATCTCCACCAGATCGTGCCGCACGTTGCTGGCGCGGGGGTCCTTGAGTGGTCGAAGCAGGCGCTTGAGTTGGCGCATTCTGGTCTCCCTCGGGAAGCGAGAGACACCCAAAGAATCCAGTTCCAACCGCTTGGCAACACCCCTCCATCGCCATATGCGATTCCCCTACCCCGCAAGGGGGGAGGGAGCCGGACGAGTGTGCTTACCTTACGTGGCGGGGCACGAGCGCGAGAAAAACGCCGCCGCTTTTCACGTCCTACTTCGCCTTCTTCTCCGCCGCGCCGCCCTTGCCTTCGGCTTCCAGCGCCGCGCGGATGTGCTTGAACTCGCTCAGATCGGCCTTGCCGACCACGGGGAATTTCAGATCGAGCCGGTCGAGCGCGCTCACGATGGTCGAGCCGATCACGGCACGGGCGAACCATTTGTGGTCGGCCGGCACGATGTGCCAGGGCGCGTCCCTGGTCGCGGTGTGGTGGATCATGTCCTGGTAGGCGGCCTGGTATTTGGCCCAAAGCTGCCGCTCGGAAATGTCGGCCATCGAGAACTTCCAGTACTTGGCCGGCTCCTCGAGCCGGTCGAGGAAGCGCCGGCGCTGCTCCTCCTTGGAGACGTGCAGGAAGAACTTCAGGATCATGGTGCCGTTGCGCGACAGATAGCGCTCGATCGCGGAGATGTCCTCGAAGCGCTCGCGCCAGATGTTCTTGGTCACCAGCTTCTTCGGTATCTTCTGCTTGTCCAGCACCTCGGGATGCACCCGCACCACGAGGCACTCCTCATAATAGGAGCGATTGAAGATGCCGATGCGGCCCCGCTCCGGCAGCGCGATCATCGCGCGCCACATGTAGTCGTGGTCGAGCTCGCGGGTCGAGGGCTGCTTGAAGGAGGAGACCTCGCAGCCCTGCGGATTGAC
The window above is part of the Bradyrhizobium sp. PSBB068 genome. Proteins encoded here:
- a CDS encoding 2-isopropylmalate synthase; the encoded protein is MATADKSEKDRVIIFDTTLRDGEQCPGATMTFEEKLEVAELLDDMGVDVIEAGFPITSEGDFQAVSEIARRSKNSVIAGLSRAHPADIDRCAEAVKFARRGRVHTVIATSPLHMRVKLNKTPEQVIETSVAMVARARNQIDDVEWSAEDGTRSEMDYLCRIVEAVIKAGATTVNIPDTVGYTVPEEYTHFMRTLIERVPNSDKAIFSVHCHNDLGMAVANSLAGIVGGARQVECTVNGIGERAGNAALEEIVMAINVRNDKFPYWNKIDTTQLTRASKVVSAATSFPVQYNKAIVGRNAFAHESGIHQDGVLKDASTYEIMRPEMVGLKQSSLVLGKHSGRHAFIHKLEEMGYKLGANQLEDAFTRMKALADRKKDIYDEDIEALVDQEMAAAHDRIKLTSLTVIAGTHGPQRATMKLDVDGQIKIEEAEGNGPVDAVFNCIKRLVPHEAKLELYQVHAVTEGTDAQAEVSVRLAHEGRSMTARAADPDTLVASAKAYLGALNKIVMKRQRDEPAAAAS
- a CDS encoding nuclear transport factor 2 family protein — its product is MRSDSGQHVPPRRPGSNRSISPGDIALDHTDHMIGAEAIARFISTEMHRPFSEIDIAFRAVHADGDSVIVEERMRATLPGGRTYDNDYCFVVEVEVGRIKQVREYMDTRKGWQMVFGEAAA
- a CDS encoding ISAs1 family transposase translates to MRQLKRLLRPLKDPRASNVRHDLVEIIVIALAATLAGAKTCTEFEFFGKGREELLQRFLELRSGIPSHDTFSNVFRALDPKGLEAILRKLSKGFGIKGVVSIDGKALRGAFMRGRQSTPLHMVNVWAAGTRMALAQRKAPNRNEVAGVLEVLASLDLDGALVTADALHCRPDVAQAIRDRKGHYVLAIKSNRGRLFKAAKALLDTARRPARASQRRTAAHDRIERRQAIIVPAPQLAKQHGFPAIVAVGRIDSWRATAGKPAKRTARYFLASRRLPAKKLLDVVRAHWSIENNLHWVLDVLFDEDACRSRKDHAPENLAVIRKLAINALQATPGPARTSHKMLQARWSNDFLLTVLAHMR
- a CDS encoding polyphosphate kinase 2 family protein, coding for MNNKPSPSLADELKPFVAPFRFDGSGEFHLKSYPTAEKGGIDKDAGGKIIEANRKRLNDFQEKLYAQDRWSLLLIFQGMDAAGKDSAIKSVFEGVNPQGCEVSSFKQPSTRELDHDYMWRAMIALPERGRIGIFNRSYYEECLVVRVHPEVLDKQKIPKKLVTKNIWRERFEDISAIERYLSRNGTMILKFFLHVSKEEQRRRFLDRLEEPAKYWKFSMADISERQLWAKYQAAYQDMIHHTATRDAPWHIVPADHKWFARAVIGSTIVSALDRLDLKFPVVGKADLSEFKHIRAALEAEGKGGAAEKKAK